TATCCCTGAAATTTCTTGATATATAGTGCATTGTGCTGATTGCGCTGTCGTAAGGTCCTTGCCAGTCATGCCGTCGCAGCACCCATTGCGCGCCCGTTTTCCCAGAGCACGATAATGATGATTTGAGATTCCGATCACGGTATTTAATAATAAATTTTTATAACGATATTTTTTATATGAATAAGTGATTTTTAAAAGTTTGCGCAAGTGTTATACCAATTTAACCAACTCGCAAACTTTAATTCATTATAATGTCAAAAACGAGATGATAAGAAAACTGTATTAGAAGAGCGAGGGATTTAGAATTGAAACGCCGAAGGCGTTGAGTGATGTTATGTATTATCGGCTACACGCCGAAGGCGCACAGTTTAGGTGCATTTATTGCGGTCTGCGTTTTGTTTTGCACCATTTTATCCTTCCCTGGCGTAATTGATTATTGCATAACCAGTCATATTGTCTGGCTATGTCTTTAACCGGTTGCCCGTTCTGTTGTACAAGTGAGCACCTTGCCCGACAGACCCGCTGTCACCCGAACCTGACCTGACCCGGGGTGTTGCTTTACCACGCCTTATCAGGCCATCAGGAAAAGGTTTTGGCCGATCTTGACAATAAAAATTCAAATAAAGGTGTGTTTTACGCTTACTGTTCTGCATTAAATGATCAATAATCAAAAACAGGTCGTTATTGTTTTGTTTGATATGCAGGTGAAACTGCAAAGCAGAAAAAAGCATGTCTATCAACATATTTCAGCATAACTGAACACGAAGTGCCTTTAACCGGCTCAAATATGTGCGACATGTCCATCACTGATTAAAAATGGCTTGCCATCGAATTCAGAGTATGTGATAACGCATCTGGGTAAAACGAGGTACAGTTCTGTATATGTGTGGCATTTTCAGTATAGAAGTTCTGAGTAAAGACGTTCACGTTGAATACCGCTTCTCTGCCGATTCTAATCTTAGTGCCTCAAGCAGTAACGACTCTAGTTTGTCTATGTAACGCCTACGGGCGGTTTAAACAATCCAAAGGAAATACTCAAGATGGCAAAGATCAAAGGTCAAGTTAAGTGGTTCAACGAGTCTAAAGGTTTCGGTTTCATTACTCCTGCTGACGGTAGCAAAGACGTGTTCGTACACTTCTCTGCAATCCAGGGTAACGGCTTCAAAACTCTGGCTGAAGGCCAGAACGTAGAGTTCGAAATCCAAGACGGCCAGAAAGGCCCGTCAGCAGTTAACGTAACTGCAATCTAAGCAGCGTCAGCTGTAAAAAAACCCGCCAAGGCGGGTTTTTTTGTGTCTTTTTTCAGCATGTTGAGCTGTTATTGCAAGATCACTCTATCGCAAGATCATAATGCCAGATTGCTGATTTCGCCCGCTGATGCCCGGATGTGAAGGGTCTTTTGCCCGCTGATGACTGTTACGCCGGAAGCTGGTGTATTTGAATGCTGTCCCCTCCGTTGTACTCCCTGCCGTTGTACAAATCGTGCAGCTGCCAGCGTGGTCAATTCCTGCAAATCCCAAAGCCTGTAGTTTAGCTTCTGCAATCGCAGCCAGATCAAGGTGACGATGACGCGGCGAAATCAGGGCAGGGGGGAAGTCGAGTTGTTGCATAAATGTATCCACAAGCTCCTGACTGACTTCGTAACAGCAAGACTGCGCTGCAGGACCGATGGCCACAACCCAGTCACGGGTATCACCCGACTGATTAATCAGTTGCGCCATTTCCTCCAGAATACCGTCGATAAGTCCCCGCCAGCCCGCGTGAACCGCGGCCACTTCCTTGCCATCTTTGCGGCAAAAAATCACCGGCAGGCAGTCCGCGGTAAAGACGGCCAGCAGAATACCGGGTACGGAGGTGATAAACCCGTCAGCTTCGCCGCAATCCTGTCCGGGCTGAGTTACATCCACAATCCGGGTGCCATGAACCTGTTTCTTTTCCGGTCGTGTGGCTTCAAAGGCTTTCAGATGAGCAGGGAGCAAGGATTCTTTATCGCCGAAGCCATGTAAAATGCCGGGGATATGGCTGAGTAAAACTGAGCTGTCACTCATCTCGTGTCTCGGTCAGGAAAATGATATCGCTTCAGTGTAGCTGCCTTTTATGCGGATTTTCCAGCAGTTGCAACCTCAGTGCGCCTTCTTTA
The Rahnella variigena genome window above contains:
- the pgeF gene encoding peptidoglycan editing factor PgeF; the protein is MSDSSVLLSHIPGILHGFGDKESLLPAHLKAFEATRPEKKQVHGTRIVDVTQPGQDCGEADGFITSVPGILLAVFTADCLPVIFCRKDGKEVAAVHAGWRGLIDGILEEMAQLINQSGDTRDWVVAIGPAAQSCCYEVSQELVDTFMQQLDFPPALISPRHRHLDLAAIAEAKLQALGFAGIDHAGSCTICTTAGSTTEGTAFKYTSFRRNSHQRAKDPSHPGISGRNQQSGIMILR
- the cspE gene encoding transcription antiterminator/RNA stability regulator CspE → MAKIKGQVKWFNESKGFGFITPADGSKDVFVHFSAIQGNGFKTLAEGQNVEFEIQDGQKGPSAVNVTAI
- a CDS encoding DUF2627 domain-containing protein, which codes for MCGIFSIEVLSKDVHVEYRFSADSNLSASSSNDSSLSM